The genomic stretch aaacttagatgcAAAGCAGGATGTGTAGGAAAGGCCCAGTATCTTTATACAGAAAACTGATGTTTGTTTCAACACATGTCGTATGGGCCCCGCAGAGGCATATACTACTACTAGTCAACCACCCAGTGGTTTGGGAATGCTTAGGAATGGCACACAAAGCAGTCTTGGGTGATAGGAACTTCAGAGAGGATGAAACATCTAAATGAAAATCTGAATGGCCAGCAGGAATTGAACAGAGGTGGGGATGAAGTGGCAAGGACAAAGGAAGATTGTAGTCATGGAAGCAAGGAAGCATGGACAGGAGTTTAATACGGTAGAAGCACTGAGTTAAGGTAGAGTTaagaagggggaaaggagagcaTTGAAGAGATACATCTGGAAGAGAGGTAATCAGGTCCCAGGTCAACAGGGGCCTTGTGTGCCACATTGTTTGGACTGTATCCTTGTGGTAAAAGGGAGTCATTAAAACACTTTATGCAAAGAAGTGGTCTCTTGTTTTATTTCGAAACCGCCATTTGActaaaatgaatacagaaaatggTTTGGAGTAAGATGAAACTGGAGGCGAGACCTGGGGCAGGGGGCGTCGCAGTTAGGCAGGTTAGAAATGATGTATATGAAGACTTAGTTTTTATAGATTATTAACTTATTGGGGGCAAACGGGGGGGgggacattttaagaaaaagaccACCCAAAGTGTGACATGTGTCTTTAAGAGCACCTGGCATCTTCATTTTGAGGAATCTAAGAATAACATGATATATTCATGAGAACAGATCTATTCTAGCAAGCTTCACATTAAGATCTTTGAAAAGTATAACCCCAGAATTCTATGCCTTAGTTGTCTATTAGACATTTTAAGTTACACTTTGAAGCCCTCTAATCTCACATAGTTGGCGCTGGTAATAGGCGATTGCAGTCAACAGTTAAAGAATTATGGTTAGTTATGAATATGTATCTCAGATATTTTAACTTAAATGCATTTAGGATTTGGGCCAAAGGCTTTTCTTTGAGAATGGGTTTGTTTGAGTAGTCttttaataaaatcacatttaatgCCCATGTTCCATACAATTTCCAATGTTTCTTTTGAATTTAGCAAGAATTTTACAGTGAATGCAGAGTCATTCTGTTAGTTTTTTACCCCAGGCCTTAACAGTTGTCTCACGCGTACATAATTCagaaccactttttttttctttaacgtACACACCTCTattgagatcttaaaaaaaaaaaaaaaaaaaaaagattttatttattagagagcatgagctgggggacgGGCAAAGGCAGAGAGGCCAACTCCCTACTGAGTATGGAGCTGAacacagggctgatcccaggaccctgagatcctaacctgagctgaagtcagatacttaaccagctgagccccctaGGGCTACCCCTTTAttgagattttcaaaaataatcagCTTAATTTTCATACAAGTACAGTGTCTTTTTGCATTCATACTTCACTGATTTATGTCCTAATTTAGTTAGTGCAGGAGTACGACTAGTATAACCAGATATGGGGATATCTTAGCCTCAAATTCAGTTGATGGGAGCAGATGTGAGATGACCTTTGAACCATGAACACTTTGCTCATCATGAGGTTTATTAGCGGAGAGTAACATTAAAATACTGGGAGTCTGTTAACTGCTTAGAGCTGTCTGAAATTTGAGCTGCTTGGACTGACAAAAAGACCATAGATGTTGAAGTGAGAGTAGGTTTAACTGTTTTCGTAAGCTTCATTTTCCTTAGCAATAAAAGGAGTGAAGTAACCTAGTCCTAGAGGGCTTATTGTTTAGATTGAATGagacagtagatgctcaatgtcTTCCATGTGCATTAGTGGTTTTTCTTTGCCACCAACATCCTGCCAGGGAATTAGTTATTACTGACATAATTCTGGAAGTCAGACCTGCCTGTGGTCTGGCTTGCTTGTAGCAGAGGATTCTGGACATTGTTTGCAGTGCCTGATAACAAGAAGGGAAACCTAAGGTGTGACTTCTAAGATCTCCCAGTAGAGGCGCTGCCTCTTCCGAATTGGAAGGCCAGCAGACAAACAAAAACGGCCCAGAAGCATACATTTAGCCTGAAAGGAGCTTTCTGTGATTTgtctttattaatattattgacATAAATGTTGattcttatgaaatattttctttctaacagGTTGTAAAATTAAAGCACTGAGAGCCAAGACAAACACGTATATCAAGACACCTGTTCGTGGTGAAGAGCCCATTTTTGTTGTCACTGGACGGAAAGAAGATGTTGCCATGGCCAAAAGAGAGATTCTCTCAGCTGCAGAGCACTTCTCCATGATCCGTGCATCTCGAAACAAAAAtggccctgccctgggagggCTGTCATGTGGTCCAAATCTGCCAGGTCAAACCACCGTTCAAGTGAGGGTCCCCTATCGTGTGGTGGGATTGGTAGTTGGACCCAAAGGAGCAACTATTAAGAGAATTCAGCAGCAGACCCACACGTACATAGTAACTCCAAGCAGAGATAAGGAGCCTGTCTTTGAAGTGACAGGGATGCCCGAAAATGTTGACCGAGCacgagaagaaatagaaatgcataTTGCCATGCGTACGGGAAACTATATCGAActcaatgaagaaaatgatttcCATTACAACGGTACCGATGTAAGCTTTGAAGGTGGCACTCTTGGCTCTGCGTGGCTCTCCTCCAATCCAGTTCCTCCCAGCCGCGCAAGAATGATATCCAATTATCGAAATGATAGTTCCAGTTCTCTGGGAAGTGGTTCCACAGATTCCTACTTTGGAAGCAATAGGCTGGCTGACTTTAGTCCCACAAGCCCGTTCAGCACAGGAAACTTTTGGTTTGGAGATACACTACCATCCGTAGGCTCAGAAGATCTCGCAGTTGACTCTCCTGCCTTTGACTCTTTACCAACATCTGCTCAAACTATCTGGACTCCGTTTGAACCAGTTAACCCACTCTCTGGCTTTGGGAGTGACCCTTCTGGTAACATGAAGACTCAGCGTAGAGGAAGTCAGCCATCTACTCCTCGTCTGTCTCCTACGTTTCCTGAGAGCATTGAACATCCACTTGCTCGAAGGGTTAGGAGCGACCCACCTAGTACAGGCAACCACGTTGGCCTTCCAATATACATCCCTGCTTTTTCTAATGGTACCAATAGTTACTCCTCTTCCAATGGTGGTTCCACCTCCAGCTCACCTCCAGAATCCAGACGAAAG from Canis lupus dingo isolate Sandy chromosome 1, ASM325472v2, whole genome shotgun sequence encodes the following:
- the MEX3C gene encoding RNA-binding E3 ubiquitin-protein ligase MEX3C, which encodes MPSGSSAALAPLPPPAAPEPAPAPAPEPAPAPEPEPAGAAPLLRGRLAALGLDDPGPAEPGSAAPAAEERAPPRRPGAPEAALDRDADGAGDADGAGDADGAGQRGPGPGPGPGPGRAGPDADEPDDADEPRPPLLLLSPPAAPHSPPPPPLPGGPLGPVLLPAAGFDARDAAGALYGDAAAPAMMAAVLSHAYGPGGCGAAALNGEQAALLRRKSVNTTECVPVPSSEHVAEIVGRQGCKIKALRAKTNTYIKTPVRGEEPIFVVTGRKEDVAMAKREILSAAEHFSMIRASRNKNGPALGGLSCGPNLPGQTTVQVRVPYRVVGLVVGPKGATIKRIQQQTHTYIVTPSRDKEPVFEVTGMPENVDRAREEIEMHIAMRTGNYIELNEENDFHYNGTDVSFEGGTLGSAWLSSNPVPPSRARMISNYRNDSSSSLGSGSTDSYFGSNRLADFSPTSPFSTGNFWFGDTLPSVGSEDLAVDSPAFDSLPTSAQTIWTPFEPVNPLSGFGSDPSGNMKTQRRGSQPSTPRLSPTFPESIEHPLARRVRSDPPSTGNHVGLPIYIPAFSNGTNSYSSSNGGSTSSSPPESRRKHDCVICFENEVIAALVPCGHNLFCMECANKICEKRTPSCPVCQTAVTQAIQIHS